In Callospermophilus lateralis isolate mCalLat2 chromosome 4, mCalLat2.hap1, whole genome shotgun sequence, one genomic interval encodes:
- the Resf1 gene encoding retroelement silencing factor 1 isoform X3: MSWNAKPEGDMLPPPPPPPPYNKSQSSVLHQFFINQLNTTSPSSFSYLGNNEACMYSSNSNPVSQYPSNSNPVLQPVKNTRNYNTPQIPVSNTQNRTVMASQTSIERITCTQYTGPRQPNHNLQVSSGVSQNVWLNSSMRNSMPSHIEATVCHQADVGTNMSNAHSLQSQLVSSDKYSLQLQMNTSNSIRAPVTFQGDQGLSQSLSDRQVDWMQQYTSNEQTYHDYRRPPKQYSYSPQRFLQEPAVQKQNIGPQRFLQEPAVQKQNIKPQSFLQEPAVQKQNIAPQSYLQEPTVQKQNMLSTSSQVKNCQLPTLTHVLQSSQTLPVSSCQYPTQTNKRPPPLLPYPSGNGSQPLPNSQHVIKNLPMEVPQSPEVYSSELKDSTKGFHQLWPNISENFHTIGNFCDLKVQTNIAQPFNEPVRSSVDSVQTPAQNNQEKRMDSCNPASNPVLDTKEKLVRDIKSLVEIKKKFSELSRKIRINKNLLMGYRKTANSSCSEPAQPSEFSTQGISAKSDSHCSMELLTTCLNLWKKTPTTATEEASKPSKEKQCNELKTNTTAHGISMTTEGDEKGFSSVEGNSQNKRAESSQETTLTMITQNYDSSGANVTKGTELQIAIVSPLILSNVRSLPHKRMTPEALPELVFPVIKEGSICSLQSQMEKNKIVDASVNVNVNSPVANTTISTNAFPLTLKEKQNESTSGNSEHMPNTSQGKHCPLGDQQTSYKSNSISVESDILLIENICSLVEGDVTYNSQIAKIFNSSPLEKIDPQKLSSSYQQVINSSQQKEQVDNTTTNKDLGFQRDECVQCTDVPHETVDHSESLEPPGSLSFKYIETNREIPEESNLEQTIEKESTGEDVCCPPPKIQRSIYPQEIKAASDVTTQDPARKEIHDDDTPMFYLHDQLSELLKEFPYGIEAVNLCEKSGGQKVTGQISKDQTGDKTICDSKNSTNQIQITILSSEQMKELFPEDGEPCDVDTEEACEVDRLAESQTEKPIAERSLSDPQATTSEASCDSVTWDPEKDKIHCCALGWLTTVYEGVPQCQCNFIKSSTTEEEKGKDHCSPLETKSCKQGETTSESDITILEFNVSDNPKTTLTLVAEKKNFPEICGESIKNTCETKNCSLRTEQELPDQFSKCDGDKKDTSKAKQDSSLKEKELNCQFAPKGNKQDDLQSNTRKRKLKFHEVSFHLTNKMTMVCEEASQVNQQEKHIPQNSRPLQVKTKELHRRNGSLGHSFSPEKKKFKFRVGSSKQRHTEERKLDQGNILDGEINKEKSDKQEQKKNVGGALKFCNILSNPNKRDTVKENTKSSNLKCNSSKKIITPQEYLQRQKHKEWMANKTSEKTCVNNVPHDSDGRPSQLPVQMGNSGKPNEKPGSSTEASKEPANVLTSNVKSLKLHHSEKSKNDNSRNVKRRAEHMLPDKMCTDKTKADQKSTNTSSEVEFHQMLPQANKERKLYLNRVAFKCTEQKSICLTQYDSSPPQKLQKDKEQEKNPQNSSPVKDTTVKPNMLEFKLCPDVLLKNENSVKKGNDQKPHSKEQEQAPMQVSGIKSTKEDWIKCVTVKKRKQETIQETDETNLRLCKRSFSADGFEKVPNPIKDSVFQTYKQMYLEKRSRSLGSSPVK; the protein is encoded by the exons ATGAGTTGGAATGCAAAGCCAGAAGGTGATAtgttaccaccaccaccaccaccaccaccatataATAAAAGCCAGTCATCTGTTCTGCACCAGTTTTTTATAAACCAGCTTAATACAACATCTCCAAGTTCTTTCAGCTATCTTGGAAATAATGAAGCATGCATGTATTCCAGTAATTCAAATCCAGTTTCACAGTATCCCAGTAATTCAAATCCAGTTTTACAACCAGTGAAAAATACCAGAAATTATAATACTCCTCAAATTCCTGTTTCTAATACGCAAAACAGGACAGTGATGGCCTCACAAACATCAATAGAAAGAataacatgcacacaatatactgGACCCAGACAACCAAATCATAATTTGCAAGTGTCTTCAGGAGTTTCGCAAAATGTATGGTTGAATTCATCAATGAGGAATTCCATGCCTTCTCATATAGAGGCAACTGTATGTCATCAGGCTGATGTTGGAACTAATATGTCTAATGCTCATTCACTACAGAGTCAACTTGTATCATCAGATAAGTATTCTTTGCAACTACAAATGAACACTTCAAATTCTATAAGAGCTCCTGTAACTTTTCAAGGAGATCAGGGACTTAGCCAATCACTATCAGATAGACAGGTTGATTGGATGCAACAGTATACATCAAATGAACAGACTTATCATGATTATAGACGACCTCCAAAGCAATACTCTTATTCACCGCAAAGATTTTTACAAGAGCCAGCTGTTCAGAAACAAAACATTGGGCCACAAAGATTTTTGCAAGAGCCAGCTGTTCAGAAACAAAACATTAAGCCACAAAGCTTTTTGCAAGAGCCAGCTGTTCAGAAACAAAACATTGCACCACAAAGCTATTTACAAGAGCCAACTGTTCAGAAACAAAACATGCTATCTACATCATCTCAAGTTAAAAATTGTCAGCTTCCAACCTTAACGCACGTTTTACAGTCATCACAGACTCTGCCTGTGTCCTCATGTCAATACcctacacaaacaaacaaaagaccccctcctcttcttccttaccctTCCGGAAATGGAAGCCAGCCTTTGCCAAATTCTCAACATGTTATAAAAAACTTGCCTATGGAAGTTCCTCAGAGTCCTGAAGTGTACTCATCTGAACTAAAAGACTCAACTAAAGGCTTTCATCAGCTCTGGCCAAACATAAGTGAAAATTTTCACACAATTGGAAATTTCTGTGATTTGAAAGTACAGACTAATATCGCACAGCCTTTTAATGAACCAGTTAGATCTTCTGTGGATAGTGTTCAGACTCCTGCTCAAAATAATCAAGAGAAAAGAATGGATTCCTGCAATCCAGCTTCAAATCCGGTACTAGACACAAAAGAAAAGTTAGTGAGAGATATTAAATCATTGGTAGAAATTAAAAAGAAGTTTTCAGAACTTTCAAGGAAAATTAGAATTAATAAAAATCTTCTAATGGGTTATAGGAAAACAGCAAATAGCTCTTGTAGTGAACCAGCTCAGCCTTCTGAATTCTCAACCCAAGGAATATCTGCTAAAAGTGACAGTCACTGTTCCATGGAATTGCTAACAACATGTCTTAATCTTTGGAAGAAGACACCAACAACAGCAACAGAAGAAGCTTCAAAACCTTCAAAGGAAAAACAGTGTaatgaattaaaaacaaacacaacTGCGCATGGAATTTCAATGACTACAGAGGGTGATGAGAAGGGGTTTTCTTCAGTTGAAGGAAATTCTCAGAATAAAAGGGCCGAGTCATCCCAGGAAACAACCTTGACAATGATAACACAAAATTATGACTCTTCTGGTGCAAATGTAACCAAGGGGACAGAACTTCAGATTGCTATTGTGTCACCCTTGATTCTTTCAAATGTCAGATCATTGCCTCACAAAAGAATGACACCTGAAGCTTTACCTGAACTGGTGTTTCCAGTTATCAAAGAAGGTAGTATTTGTAGCTTACAAagtcaaatggaaaaaaataaaatagtggaTGCTTCAGTGAACGTCAATGTTAACAGTCCAGTAGCCAATACTACAATATCAACCAATGCTTTTCCACTAACTCTGAAGGAAAAGCAGAATGAGTCAACTAGTGGTAATTCAGAACACATGCCTAATACCAGTCAAGGAAAGCACTGTCCTCTGGGTGATCAGCAAACCTCATATAAATCAAACAGCATTTCTGTTGAGAGTGATATATTACTGATTGAAAATATTTGTTCTCTTGTTGAAGGCGATGTAACTTATAATTCTCAAATAGCAAAGATATTCAACTCTTCCCCTTTGGAAAAGATCGACCCACAAAAACTCTCTTCATCCTATCAGCAAGTGATTAATAGCAGTCAACAAAAAGAACAAGTAGATAATACCACTACAAATAAGGACCTTGGTTTTCAAAGAGATGAATGTGTGCAGTGCACAGATGTTCCTCATGAAACAGTTGATCATTCCGAGTCACTGGAACCTCCAGGGTCGTTATCTTTTAAGTATATTGAAACAAACAGAGAAATTCCAGAGGAAAGCAATTTAGAACAAACCATTGAAAAGGAAAGCACAGGTGAAGATGTATGTTGTCCACCCCCCAAGATTCAGCGGAGTATTTACCCTCAAGAAATCAAGGCAGCCAGTGATGTCACTACCCAAGATCCTGCAAGAAAGGAGATTCATGATGATGACACACCCATGTTTTATCTACATGACCAGCTCTCAGAACTTCTAAAAGAGTTTCCCTATGGCATTGAAGCTGTGAACTTATGTGAAAAGTCTGGGGGCCAAAAAGTGACAGGTCAAATCTCAAAAGATCAAACTGGCGATAAAACCATTTGTGATTCTAAGAACTCCACAAACCAAATACAAATTACCATATTAAGCTCAGAACAAATGAAAGAATTATTTCCCGAAGATGGTGAACCCTGTGATGTAGACACAGAGGAAGCCTGTGAGGTAGATAGGTTGGCAGAATCTCAGACAGAGAAGCCTATAGCAGAAAGGAGCCTGTCTGACCCACAAGCAACTACCTCAGAAGCCAGTTGTGATTCTGTAACATGGGACCCAGAAAAAGACAAAATCCATTGCTGTGCATTGGGTTGGCTCACAACGGTCTATGAAGGAGTGCCTCAATGCCAGTGTAATTTCATCAAGAGTTCCACCAcagaggaagagaaagggaagGATCACTGTTCTCCTTTGGAGACCAAGAGTTGTAAACAAGGAGAGACAACCTCAGAGAGTGATATCACTATCCTTGAATTTAATGTTTCAGATAATCCAAAGACAACTCTTACTCTGgtggctgagaaaaaaaattttcctgaAATATGTGGTGAGAGTATAAAAAACACATGTGAAACAAAGAACTGCTCCCTAAGGACAGAACAGGAATTACCTGATCAGTTCTCTAAATGTGATGGCGATAAAAAGGACACATCTAAAGCGAAACAGGACAGCTccctaaaagaaaaagaattgaattGTCAATTTGCACCAAAAGGCAACAAACAAGATGACTTGCAAAGTAAtaccagaaaaagaaaattgaaatttcATGAAGTGTCTTTTCACTTGACTAATAAAATGACAATGGTTTGTGAAGAAGCTTCCCAGGTAAACCAGCAGGAGAAACATATACCACAGAACTCTCGTCCACTCCAAGTGAAAACTAAAGAGCTACATAGGAGGAATGGTTCTTTGGGACATTCATTTTcaccagaaaagaaaaaatttaagtttaGGGTAGGTAGCTCCAAACAAAGACATACAGAAGAAAGAAAGTTAGACCAAGGGAACATACTTGATGGGGAGATAAACAAGGAAAAATCTGATAAACAGGAACAGAAGAAAAATGTGGGAGGTGCACTCAAATTCTGTaatattttgtcaaaccctaacaagAGAGACACTGTTAAAGAAAACACAAAGTCCTCAAACTTGAAGTGTAATTCATCTAAGAAAATCATAACACCACAGGAATATTTACAAAGGCAGAAGCATAAAGAATGGATGGCCAACAAAACATCAGAGAAGACATGTGTTAACAATGTACCACATGATTCTGATGGGAGGCCCAGTCAGCTTCCTGTGCAGATGGGGAACTCTGGGAAACCAAATGAGAAACCAGGCAGCAGTACAGAGGCTTCTAAAGAACCAGCAAATGTGTTGACCAGCAATGTTAAAAGCCTCAAACTCCACCATTCTGAGAAGTCTAAGAATGACAATTCAAGGAATGTTAAACGAAGAGCTGAGCACATGCTGCCTGACAAAATGTGTACTGATAAAACCAAAGCCGACCAAAAATCCACCAATACAAGTAGTGAAGTTGAATTCCACCAAATGCTTCCCCaagcaaacaaagaaagaaaattgtatcTGAACAGAGTTGCGTTTAAGTGCACGGAACAGAAAAGCATTTGTCTCACCCAGTATGACAGTTCACCACCCCAAAAGCTTCAGAAAGACAAAGAGCAGGAAAAGAACCCTCAGAACTCTTCTCCTGTGAAAGACACCacagtaaaaccaaacatgttagAGTTTAAATTATGTCCAGATGTACTGTTAAAGAATGAAAACTCTGTCAAAAAAGGGAATGATCAGAAGCCTCATTCTAAGGAGCAAGAGCAAGCCCCCATGCAAG tttCAGGAATAAAAAGTACAAAAGAAGATTGGATAAAATGTGTAACTgtgaagaaaaggaaacaggaaaccATCCAAGAAACAG
- the Resf1 gene encoding retroelement silencing factor 1 isoform X1 produces MSWNAKPEGDMLPPPPPPPPYNKSQSSVLHQFFINQLNTTSPSSFSYLGNNEACMYSSNSNPVSQYPSNSNPVLQPVKNTRNYNTPQIPVSNTQNRTVMASQTSIERITCTQYTGPRQPNHNLQVSSGVSQNVWLNSSMRNSMPSHIEATVCHQADVGTNMSNAHSLQSQLVSSDKYSLQLQMNTSNSIRAPVTFQGDQGLSQSLSDRQVDWMQQYTSNEQTYHDYRRPPKQYSYSPQRFLQEPAVQKQNIGPQRFLQEPAVQKQNIKPQSFLQEPAVQKQNIAPQSYLQEPTVQKQNMLSTSSQVKNCQLPTLTHVLQSSQTLPVSSCQYPTQTNKRPPPLLPYPSGNGSQPLPNSQHVIKNLPMEVPQSPEVYSSELKDSTKGFHQLWPNISENFHTIGNFCDLKVQTNIAQPFNEPVRSSVDSVQTPAQNNQEKRMDSCNPASNPVLDTKEKLVRDIKSLVEIKKKFSELSRKIRINKNLLMGYRKTANSSCSEPAQPSEFSTQGISAKSDSHCSMELLTTCLNLWKKTPTTATEEASKPSKEKQCNELKTNTTAHGISMTTEGDEKGFSSVEGNSQNKRAESSQETTLTMITQNYDSSGANVTKGTELQIAIVSPLILSNVRSLPHKRMTPEALPELVFPVIKEGSICSLQSQMEKNKIVDASVNVNVNSPVANTTISTNAFPLTLKEKQNESTSGNSEHMPNTSQGKHCPLGDQQTSYKSNSISVESDILLIENICSLVEGDVTYNSQIAKIFNSSPLEKIDPQKLSSSYQQVINSSQQKEQVDNTTTNKDLGFQRDECVQCTDVPHETVDHSESLEPPGSLSFKYIETNREIPEESNLEQTIEKESTGEDVCCPPPKIQRSIYPQEIKAASDVTTQDPARKEIHDDDTPMFYLHDQLSELLKEFPYGIEAVNLCEKSGGQKVTGQISKDQTGDKTICDSKNSTNQIQITILSSEQMKELFPEDGEPCDVDTEEACEVDRLAESQTEKPIAERSLSDPQATTSEASCDSVTWDPEKDKIHCCALGWLTTVYEGVPQCQCNFIKSSTTEEEKGKDHCSPLETKSCKQGETTSESDITILEFNVSDNPKTTLTLVAEKKNFPEICGESIKNTCETKNCSLRTEQELPDQFSKCDGDKKDTSKAKQDSSLKEKELNCQFAPKGNKQDDLQSNTRKRKLKFHEVSFHLTNKMTMVCEEASQVNQQEKHIPQNSRPLQVKTKELHRRNGSLGHSFSPEKKKFKFRVGSSKQRHTEERKLDQGNILDGEINKEKSDKQEQKKNVGGALKFCNILSNPNKRDTVKENTKSSNLKCNSSKKIITPQEYLQRQKHKEWMANKTSEKTCVNNVPHDSDGRPSQLPVQMGNSGKPNEKPGSSTEASKEPANVLTSNVKSLKLHHSEKSKNDNSRNVKRRAEHMLPDKMCTDKTKADQKSTNTSSEVEFHQMLPQANKERKLYLNRVAFKCTEQKSICLTQYDSSPPQKLQKDKEQEKNPQNSSPVKDTTVKPNMLEFKLCPDVLLKNENSVKKGNDQKPHSKEQEQAPMQVSGIKSTKEDWIKCVTVKKRKQETIQETGPFIMSSNSTSAANGNDSKKFKGDSKSASVQSPVIHINELPSEVTKGEVFSPNPAQAEVALQAGNSVHSANLTCANQGSDELFSTCVTEGPFIMSSSSTSAANGNDSKKFKGDSKSATVQSPVIHINKLPSEVTKGEVLSPDPAQAELALQAGNSVHSANLTSATAVDAGMTIAGHSPVLRIIIENVFFPVTLDVLHQTFSKFGTVLKIIKFISNNQSQALLQYADPVSAQQAKLSLNRQNILDGYCTLRIYFSKITNLKVKYNNDKSHDYTRPDLPSGDSHPPQEQTMATTSLYAGAGFPPTFTIPQAVVLSNPNVHRAPALLPTPSLAVPGNSILLVSNLNPKKVTLQNLFILFGLYGDVQRIKMFFNKENALVQMTDGNQALLAMKHLNGLKLHRKPIHIILSKHQSLDLPHEVQEGQGLTKDFSNSPLHRFKKPDSRSLQNIFPPSATLFLSNIPPSRTEENLKVLFSSTGGVVRRFQFFKKNRKLALIQMGSVEEAVHALINLHNLYLDEKHHLWVSFSKFTCLAGLPGATSIIPKKSYIKKKQLK; encoded by the exons ATGAGTTGGAATGCAAAGCCAGAAGGTGATAtgttaccaccaccaccaccaccaccaccatataATAAAAGCCAGTCATCTGTTCTGCACCAGTTTTTTATAAACCAGCTTAATACAACATCTCCAAGTTCTTTCAGCTATCTTGGAAATAATGAAGCATGCATGTATTCCAGTAATTCAAATCCAGTTTCACAGTATCCCAGTAATTCAAATCCAGTTTTACAACCAGTGAAAAATACCAGAAATTATAATACTCCTCAAATTCCTGTTTCTAATACGCAAAACAGGACAGTGATGGCCTCACAAACATCAATAGAAAGAataacatgcacacaatatactgGACCCAGACAACCAAATCATAATTTGCAAGTGTCTTCAGGAGTTTCGCAAAATGTATGGTTGAATTCATCAATGAGGAATTCCATGCCTTCTCATATAGAGGCAACTGTATGTCATCAGGCTGATGTTGGAACTAATATGTCTAATGCTCATTCACTACAGAGTCAACTTGTATCATCAGATAAGTATTCTTTGCAACTACAAATGAACACTTCAAATTCTATAAGAGCTCCTGTAACTTTTCAAGGAGATCAGGGACTTAGCCAATCACTATCAGATAGACAGGTTGATTGGATGCAACAGTATACATCAAATGAACAGACTTATCATGATTATAGACGACCTCCAAAGCAATACTCTTATTCACCGCAAAGATTTTTACAAGAGCCAGCTGTTCAGAAACAAAACATTGGGCCACAAAGATTTTTGCAAGAGCCAGCTGTTCAGAAACAAAACATTAAGCCACAAAGCTTTTTGCAAGAGCCAGCTGTTCAGAAACAAAACATTGCACCACAAAGCTATTTACAAGAGCCAACTGTTCAGAAACAAAACATGCTATCTACATCATCTCAAGTTAAAAATTGTCAGCTTCCAACCTTAACGCACGTTTTACAGTCATCACAGACTCTGCCTGTGTCCTCATGTCAATACcctacacaaacaaacaaaagaccccctcctcttcttccttaccctTCCGGAAATGGAAGCCAGCCTTTGCCAAATTCTCAACATGTTATAAAAAACTTGCCTATGGAAGTTCCTCAGAGTCCTGAAGTGTACTCATCTGAACTAAAAGACTCAACTAAAGGCTTTCATCAGCTCTGGCCAAACATAAGTGAAAATTTTCACACAATTGGAAATTTCTGTGATTTGAAAGTACAGACTAATATCGCACAGCCTTTTAATGAACCAGTTAGATCTTCTGTGGATAGTGTTCAGACTCCTGCTCAAAATAATCAAGAGAAAAGAATGGATTCCTGCAATCCAGCTTCAAATCCGGTACTAGACACAAAAGAAAAGTTAGTGAGAGATATTAAATCATTGGTAGAAATTAAAAAGAAGTTTTCAGAACTTTCAAGGAAAATTAGAATTAATAAAAATCTTCTAATGGGTTATAGGAAAACAGCAAATAGCTCTTGTAGTGAACCAGCTCAGCCTTCTGAATTCTCAACCCAAGGAATATCTGCTAAAAGTGACAGTCACTGTTCCATGGAATTGCTAACAACATGTCTTAATCTTTGGAAGAAGACACCAACAACAGCAACAGAAGAAGCTTCAAAACCTTCAAAGGAAAAACAGTGTaatgaattaaaaacaaacacaacTGCGCATGGAATTTCAATGACTACAGAGGGTGATGAGAAGGGGTTTTCTTCAGTTGAAGGAAATTCTCAGAATAAAAGGGCCGAGTCATCCCAGGAAACAACCTTGACAATGATAACACAAAATTATGACTCTTCTGGTGCAAATGTAACCAAGGGGACAGAACTTCAGATTGCTATTGTGTCACCCTTGATTCTTTCAAATGTCAGATCATTGCCTCACAAAAGAATGACACCTGAAGCTTTACCTGAACTGGTGTTTCCAGTTATCAAAGAAGGTAGTATTTGTAGCTTACAAagtcaaatggaaaaaaataaaatagtggaTGCTTCAGTGAACGTCAATGTTAACAGTCCAGTAGCCAATACTACAATATCAACCAATGCTTTTCCACTAACTCTGAAGGAAAAGCAGAATGAGTCAACTAGTGGTAATTCAGAACACATGCCTAATACCAGTCAAGGAAAGCACTGTCCTCTGGGTGATCAGCAAACCTCATATAAATCAAACAGCATTTCTGTTGAGAGTGATATATTACTGATTGAAAATATTTGTTCTCTTGTTGAAGGCGATGTAACTTATAATTCTCAAATAGCAAAGATATTCAACTCTTCCCCTTTGGAAAAGATCGACCCACAAAAACTCTCTTCATCCTATCAGCAAGTGATTAATAGCAGTCAACAAAAAGAACAAGTAGATAATACCACTACAAATAAGGACCTTGGTTTTCAAAGAGATGAATGTGTGCAGTGCACAGATGTTCCTCATGAAACAGTTGATCATTCCGAGTCACTGGAACCTCCAGGGTCGTTATCTTTTAAGTATATTGAAACAAACAGAGAAATTCCAGAGGAAAGCAATTTAGAACAAACCATTGAAAAGGAAAGCACAGGTGAAGATGTATGTTGTCCACCCCCCAAGATTCAGCGGAGTATTTACCCTCAAGAAATCAAGGCAGCCAGTGATGTCACTACCCAAGATCCTGCAAGAAAGGAGATTCATGATGATGACACACCCATGTTTTATCTACATGACCAGCTCTCAGAACTTCTAAAAGAGTTTCCCTATGGCATTGAAGCTGTGAACTTATGTGAAAAGTCTGGGGGCCAAAAAGTGACAGGTCAAATCTCAAAAGATCAAACTGGCGATAAAACCATTTGTGATTCTAAGAACTCCACAAACCAAATACAAATTACCATATTAAGCTCAGAACAAATGAAAGAATTATTTCCCGAAGATGGTGAACCCTGTGATGTAGACACAGAGGAAGCCTGTGAGGTAGATAGGTTGGCAGAATCTCAGACAGAGAAGCCTATAGCAGAAAGGAGCCTGTCTGACCCACAAGCAACTACCTCAGAAGCCAGTTGTGATTCTGTAACATGGGACCCAGAAAAAGACAAAATCCATTGCTGTGCATTGGGTTGGCTCACAACGGTCTATGAAGGAGTGCCTCAATGCCAGTGTAATTTCATCAAGAGTTCCACCAcagaggaagagaaagggaagGATCACTGTTCTCCTTTGGAGACCAAGAGTTGTAAACAAGGAGAGACAACCTCAGAGAGTGATATCACTATCCTTGAATTTAATGTTTCAGATAATCCAAAGACAACTCTTACTCTGgtggctgagaaaaaaaattttcctgaAATATGTGGTGAGAGTATAAAAAACACATGTGAAACAAAGAACTGCTCCCTAAGGACAGAACAGGAATTACCTGATCAGTTCTCTAAATGTGATGGCGATAAAAAGGACACATCTAAAGCGAAACAGGACAGCTccctaaaagaaaaagaattgaattGTCAATTTGCACCAAAAGGCAACAAACAAGATGACTTGCAAAGTAAtaccagaaaaagaaaattgaaatttcATGAAGTGTCTTTTCACTTGACTAATAAAATGACAATGGTTTGTGAAGAAGCTTCCCAGGTAAACCAGCAGGAGAAACATATACCACAGAACTCTCGTCCACTCCAAGTGAAAACTAAAGAGCTACATAGGAGGAATGGTTCTTTGGGACATTCATTTTcaccagaaaagaaaaaatttaagtttaGGGTAGGTAGCTCCAAACAAAGACATACAGAAGAAAGAAAGTTAGACCAAGGGAACATACTTGATGGGGAGATAAACAAGGAAAAATCTGATAAACAGGAACAGAAGAAAAATGTGGGAGGTGCACTCAAATTCTGTaatattttgtcaaaccctaacaagAGAGACACTGTTAAAGAAAACACAAAGTCCTCAAACTTGAAGTGTAATTCATCTAAGAAAATCATAACACCACAGGAATATTTACAAAGGCAGAAGCATAAAGAATGGATGGCCAACAAAACATCAGAGAAGACATGTGTTAACAATGTACCACATGATTCTGATGGGAGGCCCAGTCAGCTTCCTGTGCAGATGGGGAACTCTGGGAAACCAAATGAGAAACCAGGCAGCAGTACAGAGGCTTCTAAAGAACCAGCAAATGTGTTGACCAGCAATGTTAAAAGCCTCAAACTCCACCATTCTGAGAAGTCTAAGAATGACAATTCAAGGAATGTTAAACGAAGAGCTGAGCACATGCTGCCTGACAAAATGTGTACTGATAAAACCAAAGCCGACCAAAAATCCACCAATACAAGTAGTGAAGTTGAATTCCACCAAATGCTTCCCCaagcaaacaaagaaagaaaattgtatcTGAACAGAGTTGCGTTTAAGTGCACGGAACAGAAAAGCATTTGTCTCACCCAGTATGACAGTTCACCACCCCAAAAGCTTCAGAAAGACAAAGAGCAGGAAAAGAACCCTCAGAACTCTTCTCCTGTGAAAGACACCacagtaaaaccaaacatgttagAGTTTAAATTATGTCCAGATGTACTGTTAAAGAATGAAAACTCTGTCAAAAAAGGGAATGATCAGAAGCCTCATTCTAAGGAGCAAGAGCAAGCCCCCATGCAAG tttCAGGAATAAAAAGTACAAAAGAAGATTGGATAAAATGTGTAACTgtgaagaaaaggaaacaggaaaccATCCAAGAAACAG GACCCTTTATAATGAGCAGCAACTCTACCTCTGCAGCAAACGGAAATGATAGCAAGAAGTTCAAAGGTGACAGCAAGAGTGCCAGTGTCCAGTCCCCTGTGATTCACATCAACGAGCTACCCAGTGAAGTCACCAAGGGCGAGGTATTCTCCCCAAACCCAGCACAAGCTGAAGTGGCCCTGCAGGCTGGAAACTCTGTCCATTCGGCGAACCTGACCTGCGCGAATCAGGGTTCTGACGAGCTTTTCTCTACGTGTGTCACTGAAGGACCCTTTATAATGAGCAGCAGCTCTACCTCTGCAGCAAACGGAAATGATAGCAAGAAGTTCAAAGGTGACAGCAAGAGTGCCACTGTCCAGTCCCCTGTGATCCACATCAACAAGCTGCCCAGTGAAGTTACCAAGGGCGAGGTACTCTCCCCAGACCCAGCACAAGCTGAATTGGCCCTGCAGGCTGGGAACTCTGTCCATTCAGCGAACCTGACCTCGGCCACAGCTGTGGATGCAGGCATGACAATAGCTGGGCACAGCCCTGTTCTCAGGATCATCATAGAGAACGTCTTCTTCCCTGTGACCCTGGATGTACTGCACCAGACTTTCTCCAAGTTTGGCACAGTCCTGAAAATCATCAAGTTCATCAGCAACAACCAATCCCAGGCATTACTGCAGTATGCAGATCCTGTGAGCGCCCAGCAAGCCAAGCTGTCACTGAACAGGCAGAACATCCTTGATGGCTACTGCACACTACGCATCTACTTCTCCAAAATCACCAACCTCAAGGTCAAGTACAACAACGACAAAAGTCATGACTACACACGCCCAGACCTGCCCTCTGGGGACAGCCACCCTCCACAGGAACAGACCATGGCCACAACCTCTCTGTATGCAGGAGCTGGGTTCCCTCCAACCTTTACAATTCCTCAAGCCGTGGTTCTTTCTAATCCTAATGTGCATAGAGCCCCAGCCCTGTTGCCCACCCCAAGCCTGGCAGTGCCTGGGAACTCCATTCTGCTGGTCAGCAACCTCAATCCCAAAAAAGTCACACTCCAAAACCTCTTTATTCTTTTCGGCCTCTATGGTGATGTGCAGCGGATAAAGATGTTCTTCAACAAGGAGAACGCACTTGTGCAGATGACAGATGGGAACCAGGCCCTGCTGGCTATGAAGCACCTGAATGGGTTAAAACTGCATAGGAAGCCCATCCACATCATACTGTCCAAGCATCAGAGCTTAGATCTGCCCCACGAGGTACAGGAGGGCCAGGGCCTCACCAAGGACTTCAGCAACTCTCCACTGCACCGCTTTAAGAAGCCCGACTCCAGATCCCTCCAGAACATCTTCCCGCCCTCCGCCACCCTGTTCCTCTCCAACATCCCACCTTcccgaacagaggaaaacctcaaAGTCCTGTTCTCCAGCACTGGGGGCGTGGTCAGAAGGTTCCAGTTCTTCAAAAAGAACCGTAAGCTGGCGCTGATCCAGATGGGCTCCGTGGAGGAGGCAGTGCACGCGCTCATCAACCTGCACAATCTTTACCTGGACGAGAAGCACCATCTGTGGGTCTCTTTTTCCAAGTTCACGTGTTTGGCTGGGCTCCCTGGAGCCACTTCCATCATTCCAAAAAAAAGCTATATTAAGAAGAAGCAGCTGAAGTGA